A region of the Apus apus isolate bApuApu2 chromosome 5, bApuApu2.pri.cur, whole genome shotgun sequence genome:
GCTCTGGATCAATACTTTAACCTATTTATGATTGTTGCTAGGAGGAAAAATTATCCAGTGGAAAAAGACTGATGcgtctttgttgcttttttcagtCATCTGTTTCTGAGATTCACACGTAGGCTAAACCGAATATAGAACTGCTCTTATTTCATAGGACATCCCCAGTGCTTCTGTAGGCTAACTGTATTTTGGAAGTGTGTTTTTGATCAGTCAAACCTTCTGTGAATGTATTTTGTACCAGTGAAGCTAAGTGttagaagaaaggaaggaaaagaaagtaaggATTCTGTTCATcgctttaaaacattttcttgcaatgaaaatatctttgttCTTCTGGAAGTACAGAAACAGCACTGTACAAGTTGTAGCCATTACAGTGCTTAATACTGAAGTACTTATTGCTTTGGTTATTTAAGTTTATTTAAGCTAGTCCTATTAGCAATATTAACAGTAAGTAGAATGCAGGTAATAAAATGGGAACTGGAATTATTTGTAGTTATTCCTAGCTCAGGAAACTGAAATCAGAAGCAGAGTCAAGCAGCTATTTTCTTCTTGCCATTAATAATTACATGGATAACATACTCCTCTAAATAATGGAGATGCTAATATTTCATACTTGTACAGTGTTACTAAGTGGTCTCAGTTACAGGAAGGCTGGCTTGACTTTGTCTCCTGTATGTATTTCAGTGACTTACAGGCTGTTACACCATGTCACCATGCTGTAACTACTTGTTTTGGATTTCTTTTCACAGTTAGCATATTTCTATCAGAGGAAAGGTTGGAAGACGTGTTTAATATGTGCAGACACATACAGAGCAGGTAATACAATCTTTAATTATGTGGTCCTTTATTTCTGATACTTAACaagtatatgtatttttaatagtcTATTGACTATACCTGTCTTACAGGTGCTTTTGACCAGTTAAAGCAGAATGCCACAAAAGCAAGAATTCCCTTTTATGGGAGGTAAGCATCTTTCAGAATCAATTTGGAGCATGATTCAACTCCAATGATGTGTTCTTTATTGAACATCTAACCCTAAACCCCATTCGGTGTTGCCTCATTACTTAgattttattataatatttgCTCTCATCAGATGAAAATTCTGCTTAGTTCAGTGTACTGTCTGCCAGTAGTAGCAGGTAGGGGTAATGTAAGAAGAGATCAGGCATCCAGAGATAATTCCTTGGAATGTTCTGTCAGTGTATAGTAGTTTATAGGCCTTTATCAGGCACATTCAGATTTTCAGGAAGTATCTTTACATAACAAAGGATATGATTTTTGGactcttaatttttaatgtcagaggcagcagaggacCTGAAATAGCTTTTATAAAGCAGTAAATAACTTTTCCTTAGGCTTCAATGGATATGTACTGTCTGGGTGCTCAGTTAAATCTTAGTTCAGAGAAGGGCTAGTAGAACATAGTGCAGTCTTCAGCAGATGAGACACACAGTCCTTTGTGCTTCACTTCACTTAATGGTGAACACAAATGGCTCAGGAAGGTgcattttttaatcattttttgCTGAATTCTTGAGATCCAGATGGATTTACAGTTAACAAGTTTACAGTCAAGTGATGAAAGTTTGAATTAGTTTCTTTGGGAACAAAGAATTGGTTATATATTAATGTTTCTCTTTGTGATCAGTTATACAGAAATGGATCCTGTAATTATTGCCTCAGAAGGTGTTGAGAAATTTAAGAAtgaaaactttgaaataatCATTGTTGATACAAGTGGCCGTCACAAACAGGAGGACTCTTTGTTTGAAGAGATGTTACAAGTTGCTAATGCCATAGTGAGTAgtttgaaaaaatacagtaacttGTGTTACAGTAATTTGACTacatctaaattatttttatctcctaATGTTGTGTGGATATTGCTCATCTGGAATGCATCAGCACTTCACCTCCTAGATTACATTAGGAATTACAAATGGTTATGAATAAACAAGGGCTGGATTATCAATGCTTGACAGCAtcagttttaattcttttatctGTAATTCAAGGATGCTTGCACATAACTAGGCTACTGTTCCTGCtttaacttttccttttcaggatCTTTGCATTGAGAAGCTAGATGAAAGAACCAGTCTGATCTGGTTTTCTGTAGCTATGTGTACTACATTTTCTGTGATTGCCATGAATAATTGCCCTGAAACAGAAGATGACGGGATAACTTTCAACAGTTTTGATATGTAAATGAAGCTGCTAATTCTTGTATGGATTTTAAAAGTCTGGTTGGTGGTTTGATTCTGTGGCCTTGCATGACAATATGACAGTTCCCACACAACTCCTGTTAGTGGCTATCTTGTTTTCAGAGGAGTGGATGTCTTAAAGGTCTTAATGAAAAACCAAATGGAAGATGTTGTTAGCTGTTAACTGCTTGTAGATACTCAGTTGCTTATTGATTCAAATACTGACTAAAATCACTCAAAACATAAGTAATAACTGTAAACCCATTAGATTTGAATAGTCTGTGTTGTAGATAAGTCTTTCACATGGTAATACAGCATCAGTTTTCAAATAGTCCTTAGACAGTACTCTTCATAAAACAGttgcccttttgttttaaactgttaTGTAGTGTTATTGCAATAAGTTCTGCTAGTGAACATAATGTGCCAACACTGTTTAAGaatgcagaaaattattatttatgtatcTCTCATTTCTTCTAGCAACCAGATAACATTGTTTATGTGATGGATGCTTCCATTGGCCAAGCTTGTGAAGCTCAAGCTAAAGCTTTCAAAGATAAAGTAGATGTAGCTTCTGTTATTGTTACTAAGCTTGATGGACATGCAAAAGGAGGTGGAGCTCTTAGTGCGTAAGTATGTTGATATAAAAGTTTCCATCACCTGGCCATGCATGGACAGCAAGAAATGTGTTAGTGTCTCACAGAAACCTGTCCTGTGAAACTCGCGCTGCACAGAACCTGACATTTAAGTCAGTGACAGTTCTGTTCTTACTCTGCTTCTGGTGGACAGGGTCACCCTTTTGTACTTAACGTCAATCAGAATTGGATGTTATGATTTTAATCCAATACAATAGTGTGTATTGTCATTTGACAGACTTATGTCTTCTTAAAATAGCatcaagcaattatttttattgcttcttaAGTAGTAGGAATTTTTATCAAAAATGTACATCTGGACTGAGTAATATGACTTACTTGGTACATTTTGCTTCTCATTTAATccccaagattttttttccaaaaagggGAAAACTCTAGCTAGTCAGAGTCTAATGGTCTTAGAACTGTGATGCAAACAAACCTCTGGGTTGCCAGTGTCTAGCAATTTGGTAAAAAATTCGTCTGCAGTCATACTTCCTCAAATTCCATCCTTGTTGGACTTCGCATGAGCTGTATCTTGGCAGACTGTATTggctagaaaaaaatacatgatggCATGTCAGACTTACCTCCAGATGTGTTTCAATGACATAGCTTGTGTGGAGCTGAGATAATTTGTCAAAACAGTCAAAGTTAACTGACACTGAGTTATTAAATCAATGTCTGATTTTGATCTCAAGTGTTAAAATTCACAAACTGCCATATGtattttgctgtaatttatAGCATAGTGAGGGAAAACTAAACTTAAGAGCAAATTGAAAATACCAGAAGCTTCTTCTAGTTGTCATGCACTCACATGTGATAAGTCTGCTGTGATTGTTCTGTACTTTCTGTAGACTGGAAAAGCTAGTGCAAATGATTGATTAATTGATTAAaagattctgatttttcttatgTCCGAGTTTCTTTCCTTGTTGACAATGAGATTCCTGTCTGGTTTTGGAAGTATCTACAGAATAGAAAAAGTAATCAATGCCTGTCTCATCTGACCTCCCAATATTAGGATAAAAaggagattatttatttttctttcctctcaagTTTATTAAACTCAGCAATGAAAATAAGCAACTTGTATTTCTGTTGAtagatttttcaaagcagagtTTGTATTTTACAAAGTACTACTTAAAGTTAACATATAGTCAGCTACTGTCAGCTACCATCCTAAATGCTGGATGtttttgcattaattattttaggaGTATGAAAGGTACTTTAAATGGGATGCATTGTGCTGATGATGCCTAGCTCATTATGCCAACAGGTGGTACAAAAGATGGGTGGTTTTTGAGAGGCCAtttcacaaaatatattttactgcaGAGTTGCTGCCACAAAGAGtcctattatttttattggaaCTGGAGAACACATAGATGACTTTGAACCCTTCAAAACACAGCctttcatcagcaaacttcTTGGTATGTACTGTGTAAAACTGTACTCAAAAGACACTTTGAATTGGATAATAGAAAGTCAAAGTGTAAATTTTAATGCTAACTTCAGTGCTGTTTTGTAtcgttttttctttttttccccaggtatGGGTGATATTGAAGGATTGATAGATAAAGTAAATGAGTTAAAGTTGGATGATAATGAAGCACTCATAGAAAAGCTCAAACATGGTAAGTTATTCCCAAGCCCTGAATAGTGGGTACATTACTGTGACCTAGTCAAGACAGGTTCTTGAAGAGATGTCGATCACTGAGCTAATTTATATTGTGTAGAGACAAGGAACTTGTTTCATGTGCATGGTGAAGAATGGTTACTCTTTTTCTAACGTGGCAGACAAGTAAATTGAGTTAGTTTTTTTGAATGATAAGTCCATAAGACTGTAACTGTCTATAACTGCAGAATAACTAGCTTAACTCTTAAGTGTGTGCCATCTAAAACAGTTTAGCCATGTTAATGGTGGAGAAGAGGTTTATTTATCTACTTATCTAAGCCGTTGAGTATTTATATTGTAAATAGAAAGAATAATTGAGAGAGGACAGTAGAACCAAAATGCTAGTGTGActtttgttaactttttttttgtacttcagGTCAATTTACGTTAAGAGATATGTACGAACAGTTCCAAAACATCATGAAAATGGGACCATTCAGTCAGATCTTGGTTAGTCAtcccaaaaataattttatcaaatTTTCTTGTATATTTATCAAACTTAGGCTGTGAACTTACTCTTAATTAAAACTGGTGTTagtctgtgctttgtttttcaagaaGGTGGAATGATTTGCCTACTGTGATACATAACTTCTGAACTAAAGCTTGCTGTCTATATTTCTGGCTGCTTAATTGAAGGTAACTTTGCCTATTCTGacacagcttttcttcccaCTTTTAAAACAAGGGTATGATCCCTGGGTTTGGAACTGACTTCATGAGTAAAGGCAATGAACAGGAATCAATGGCAAGGCTAAAGAAACTGATGACTATAATGGACAGTATGAATGACCAAGGTAAAACAAATTACTTGCAAATTAAAAAGCTAGATTTATCTTTAATCCGTCATTGCCATCTTTCTTCCTACCCACCCTCAAATTTACTCAGTGAGGTAGCCTGCTCTCTGGAATTCAAGGTGTAGTGTTTCTAATCCTCCCATAACACTTGCAGGAGATGTATGATCCTACCCTTGTGCTAAACACATTAATATGGCTCAAGACTAAGTATGGTGAGAGCAAAATTTATTCCAGCAGCTTTCCATCATATTAATTAGCATATGAACATAGCAGCTCTGTAGTACCATTCCCTGGAATATTATATATCAGTTATGTAAAATTCTGCATTACAGAATCATTCTGATTgtaaaagaccttgaagatctagtccaaccattaacctaaccAAGTCGGTGTttaaccatgtccctaagcaccacatctacatgtcttttaaacaccccCAGGggtggtgattcaaccacctccctgggcagtctgttccagtgtttaacaagcctttcagtgaagaagcttTGCCTAATATCCTATCTAAAgctccctggtgcaacttgagcccatttcctcttgtcctgttttttgtctctttagggagaagagaccaacccccacctcactacagcctcctttctggcagttgtagagagtgttgaggtctcccctcagcctccttttctccaggctgaacagtcccagttccctcagatgccccttataagacttgttctccaaaTGTCACTTTTTAAGCCACACTTTTTCTCTGGCTCAAAACTAAATTCTcaacaataatgaaaacaagTTTGCTGCCAGCTGTAACATATTTTAATGTCAGTAATTTCATGGCTCTTTCTTTCCCACGCTGTAATTGCAGAACTTGACAGTACAGATGGTGCCAAAGTTTTCAGTAAACAGCCAGGAAGAATCCAAAGAGTAGCAAGAGGTTCAGGTGTTTCTACCAGAGATGTTCAGGAGCTTTTGACTCAATACACTAAGTTTGCACAGATGGTGAAAAAGATGGGAGGCATCAAAGGACttttcaaaggtaaaaaaataaaagaaaaacatttattaacTCAGTGGGGAGATCATCACTTGATGTGTGAACACAGAGGACATGTGAAAATGTTGAGTAGGTgttgggagaagagaaggtgagTTGTAGCTCATCTTTGTGATGTTTGAAAGCTCTTTTATATAACTGGTAAAAGCTGCACTGTTCTTCATTATACTAATGTGTAACTGAGCTGTGAAAACGACTGTATTTTTGGCTTTATCAGTGTAGACTTCATAACAGACTGAAGTGTCAGTATTGTAGTAGTAATGTGGGATGCAGGGACTGTTGATCCTTAAAATACTTAAGTGGCTGATGTAGTAACTTGATTACAGACTTAAACAGATTTTAATAAAGAATCATTATGttaaattctgatttatttttttttagctccaTATATTTGTAAGCCAGAATtgcttggtggtttttttttaggtggTGATATGTCAAAGAATGTGAACCCATCTCAGTTAGCCAAACTGAATCAACAGATGGCAAAGATGATGGATCCAAGAGTTCTTCATCATATGGGTATGTGTTGGCTTTTTACAGCTTCAAGAGAGGACTACCAGTTACAGTGGAGCATTTGAAATAATAGAATGAGGATGGTGATGTGATGAGTGCAGTATATATCAGCATTAAGTACTTATTTCTAGGCTTTCTAATGAGTTGGAAAGTTTAGTCAATATGTTATGAATGCCTTGCACTTACCAGTGCTTAATCTATTCTCTTCACTTGGATTCAGCTCTCAAAATAAGCAACAGGAGTGTAACAGTTGATGAAACAGTGTAGTGATGACTTCAAACATGACTGTAGTAAAGCAAATGTATTCCTAAAATTCCCTTCTCTTCAAAGCTTTGCCTCAAATGATTAGATTTTATAAgagcaactttaaaaaaagacttaCAAATTTATAATGGTCATTTCTTcaaggttttttcttttgtctagGTCATCTTAAAACCTACTTTAAGCCTGGTGTTTTGCAGACCTTTCTGTAAATGCTCACTTGTCCATTTCTAATAGCCATTTAAACCTGGCTTGACAGTCTTGGGCTTTTGCATTTGTGTATTATTAATAGCTTGTGTGCTGTAATGAGGCCTCAGAGGCAAGATAACTGTGCTTCAGAGTTAATTAACACATCCAtgttctcattttctgcagGTGGCATGGCAGGATTGCAGTCAATGATGAGACAATTTCAACAAGGTGCTGCTGGGAATATGAAAGGCATGATGGGATTCAATAATATGTAAAGAAGCCTTAATAAAAATGGACTTGGTTGACTCTTCATTGCAACTTCAGTGaaagaatttgttttcttcctttttacagTGATGGGGGAGTGCTCTTAGAAATCTTATTCAGGCTTCTCAGTTTCTACATCTAAtttctgaaaactatttttgctTAAATTAGTTCCTCTCCACTAATACCTGATGGCACAAAGAGTAATtcaatttaataaaacaaaatcatgaTGTCAGATTTTAATAGAGACACTTTTTAATTGTTTACATCAAATGGCAGCCATTATATTTGTAAACAGCCCTGATCTTTGGTTATAGTAATAAAATGTCACAAatatactgtaaaataaaatgtaagtggttataaacaaagaaatggcccgtttcttcagttctttcataACTGTCCTTCATCAGTATGTAAAGAGATGATATTCttggtttgatttgtttttaatgactGTTGTAACTCATGTCTGCTATAGGTACTATAAGAATAATTCAGTATTGGAAAtctgctgttgctgctcagGTGTTCTTGGAGCATCTTTAGAAGGTGTAAGTGCTGCGCTCAGGTTTGTACAAAACTTTgttctgcagaatttttttttattctttccctgtacataaaaaatgaaataactgaaaacataGAGGTGTGCAGATACCAAGCTGTCTCATATACTGATGATAATCTTCACAAAAGGCTGTTGCTGAAGCAGTTCTTTTCCAGAAATAACTTCAAATGCATACTAGATGGAATCCTGTGCTGGTActtaaaataaagcagacaGAGCTATATCTGACAGAGCATATTGCCCCAACTCAGCTACAATCTGATCTTAATTTCCTATAACATTTCTTCTAGTATTTCTCTTCACTGTGTTAGTCTTAAAAGGTCAGAATCTATAGGCACACTTTAGAAACTAGGTAGACCAGATGAAACTTGAAATCCAACGTGTCTTGGCAAATATTGTAAGACCTCTCACCCTTTATCTAAAGTCAAGAGGGTGTATTGAGAATTCATGTTAATATGCTGCAGTTCTTGGGTTGTATATGGACACCCATCTCTGTTGCTTAggtaagataaaaataaaatgcagcaattAAACCAAATGTGTCCTCTCAGCTATTTTTTTGAGAATGTGGCACCTGACAGTGAATAGCTTATATAGATGTTTATGCTTTTGTGCTAATAAAACATAAGGTCTGCTGTAACTTTATAACGTGGAAGTATCCTCTGTGTGATTAGCGGTCCATGTATCTACTCTATGGAGAATGCTGGAAAATCCTCAGGTATGTCATTTACCTCCAGTGCTGCATTGAACACACATAGCATTAGTCTGTAAAAGGACCAGTTAAGTTGGATCTTCGTGTTTTAAATGTAACAAAAGAATGAGTCCTTGCATATAACTGGCTTGTGGGGGAGCTCTCCTTAGCTATGTAAGTGGTGTGTGTTTATTAAAGCTTTATCTTTTATAGTATTTTCAGTTGTTGAGGAGTACAAATCAATGCAACATAAAAACCATgcagcaaagagcagaaaataaatccaggTTTGGAATGCAGTCAGTAGGGGTGAGTAGATAGTTAAGTTGAATGCTTTTGATGGAAATCAGACATGAATAGGCATATTGAGGATGAACAGtgcagcactgtgctgctgcacaggctCAGTTAGATTGTCAAGTTACCAACAGTTAACTCTATTTTCAATTCATTGCATGCATTTAATTCTAGTTTTTAATTCAACGTTTCCCAACTACTCCCACTGCTACCAGACAGGAAGAGAGCTGTCATGAGCTGTGTTTTGGCAGAGGCAAGAGCAAGCTCAGAGAGCATTTCCTTTAAAGTGTTAACATGTCAGTTGTTACTTCTAAGGTCTATGCTGGAATAAGCAAATAGCTGTATATTACTTATACCTTAAGATGGCAGGTGGAGAACACTTTGGAGCCTTTTAGAGATACCaagtttaaataaataccaGGTTGGAGGCACTTTAAAGGGGAGTTCAACTGTATAGGAGCACCTATAAAATCCTCTCATAGTTTTATAGAACATGAGAATTTTAGGGAGCGTgggtaataatttttttgtatttgtggaTGCTGCACAATGTGTAGAAAGAAATCCTAAAGTTGTTGGAAGAGAACAGAAGCTATCATATTCTGGATCTTGTCTCAATTTGGTATTCTGAAATGGAGAGTTAATTGCATTAACCAGGGGAGGCTATGTAAAACACTGCCAGCAAGTGCCATGAGTAACAACTCTCAGTACCATTTTCTTGCATTAGGCCTCTTGTACTTAATCTCCACGGGATCTCACCATGTTCTGCAGTAGTGTTTTCTGTGGGGTACAAGAAGCCTGAGGAGTTGGAGGCCAACAAGCTTAATGGGAAATACTTAGAAGGCTGaagtctgtttttctgtctatCTTAATGGAAGCTGTTGGTGCTGCTCAGACAAGTTTCTCTGTTTTGGTATCTGGACGTATGGCTAAATGAAGTTTGTTGAGAACTTTAGGTAAGGAAGGGTTTAGGTGATCAAGTGATTGTAGCGCCTTGGGAAGGCCACTAGAAGGAGCCAATGGACATGAGAGTAATGTACCAAGTAAGCTTAACTATTTCTGTGTTAGAAGTGCACCCTTATTTCAAAATCCGTGACATCTGGcagttacttttttctttggtgGCAGGATGTAAATAAGCTTTGACATCCAGCACACTACTATAGAAATACTTACCTGTTGcatatttttttgaaaacagtgGTTGTTCCCTGAAAGTGGAAGACTTTCTCCAGCTATGGAGAAATAATGTATTGTTGGTGCATGCTTTATCAGTTAGCTGCCTTTTTAAGGAAAATCCTACCCATAGGACTAGAACAATAGGTTTGATGGAATTTTTTTACTCCTTCAAGAAAGAGGAGGACCTTAGCAGTTAAAATAGAAATATCCTCTTATTGCAGCTAGGGCAAAGGATGCATGTAGTTCATGGTAACTGCTATTAAgcctctctgctgagcagctgatTAAGAGGAAATGGTTACGATGGTCAATAGATAGCTGTGGGATAGGAGCTGGACAATTAACTGTTAGCATGTACAAATAGCCATGGAAAGGCAGACACATGGTTTTGTTCATTAACAGTCTTTACCTTTCCTTGGGACTCTCAGTATTGATCCTTGATAAATCTATTCATATTGCCTAAGTTGCAAATGGTAGTTGTTCTGGCagggaaaaatattaacttCAATATTACTGTACAGCTGCTGTAATTGCAGTAAAGACAAAGAAGAGCAAGTTGGCTGTTGATAATTTAATGCTACCCTATTTCAACCAGTCCTTACTAAACAGCATGTAGAATCTAAGGGTAAGAGCTATTTATGTTCCCttggtttctttctttgcagttttaagTAATACCTCCTTGTTTTAACATCCAGAGGTATATTTAGATGTGCTATCTAGAATAGTAGTCTAATCTTACATGTGTTTCTGTAATCATATATTCAATAGTACATTCTGTGTATCAGTCCTTTTTGTAAGGGGAACATTTTCTGCCTTATGCTAGTAGAACTGCAGATCTGGTACATCAATACTTTACCTGGGACTTTAATTTCTTATGGGATCTGGATAATGCTTTgataatggttggactcaatccTAAATGagtttatgattctatgactaagATGGTATCTAAGTGCCCACCTATGGTACAAACTAATTATTTGGAAGCTATTCTTAATGATACAGGATTGAAGGATGGCTCTTGCTGTCATTTAAATAAGGAGCCATTGGCTTCAacctttaagaaataaataaatcactccTCAgtccaataaaaaaaattttcaaataCTTCCACCTCCAGCTGTTTCACTAGCTCAtgtcccttttcctccttgctcTTCAGGCTGGGTCATCACCTGCAGCAAGGAGGCCGGGGGATAGACTTGGAGGGAAAAGGACTTCCAGCTCTCCACTGGGGCAGTCCAGCAAACCAGTTCTCTGACAAACATTTCCTGTCTGCTGGGAATAAACGATCTCTTCTCCCCTAGACACACGCCAGGGGCCGGGGCACCTTCGTCCTCCTTCTGTTGGTCTCTCCTTTAAAAAGCCGGCACCAACACCAGGTATTGAAAGCCTCAGCGAGGGGGGTCATAAACGCTGCCCGGTAACCTCATGAGCTTCTCAAGCTCTTCCAAGAAGATGACGTCTGTATGTCCCCCCACCCCGCAGGTTTCCCTCTCCGCAGCGGGGTACGCTTCCCGCTGTGGCTGGGTACGGCCGGGCCTGGCAGCCCGGCTGCCTCCCgtcttttccccctttccctccgGGGCTCCCGCTCCGAGGGGACCCGCCGGGCGCCTCTCCCGGGCGGGTAGGGGCTGACAAGCCATGCCCGCCGCAGCGGGACGCCCGCCCTCGGGGCGCGGAGGGGACGGGGCTGCGGCCCAGCAGGCCGCGGCGGGCTCCAAGCACCGCCCCGGCGGGCGGTGTGACGGGCGGTGCCGCCCGGCTGCTCGCGTCCCTGGGCCGCGGCCGGCCCGCTGCCGCCCTCCCCcggcgccgggcgggcgggaggaTGGAGCAGGGGCTGTCCGCCATCACCCTCTACtgcgctcccgccgccgcccccacGGCTGCCGCCTGCGCCATGGAGCCGGAGCAGGTGAGCGGGGCCGGCCGAGGCCCGGCAGCAGGGCCCGGGAACCGGCCGCTTCCGGGGGAGGGCGCGGCCGCTCAGCCCGCGGCGCGGCCGTGGCGGTGCGGGCCGGCCGGGCGGGGGTGCGGCCGCGGCCTGAGCCCCGCGGGTGGGCAGGAGCGGCCCCCGGGTGGGCAGGAGCGGCCCCCGGGTGGGCAGGAGCGGCCCCCGGGTGGGCAGGTCCTTTTGTCCGCTGGTGGCGGAGTGCGGGGGGCCCGGCCGCGCCGGGAGGAGGTCGGTCGGTCCGTCCGTCCGTCCTTCCCTCCTTGCACCGCTCTGTAATTACAGTCAGCAGGGCGGGCAGGCGTGTCTCCGGTGTCTCCTGCTGACCGGCAGATCATGCCTCTGACAAACGAGCCTGATAAATACTAAATGGAGAGAGGTGTCCGGTCTCCCCTGCCTGCCAAGTTCGCGAAGGCGTTGGAGGCGGTCACGGACACCGGCTCTTAATCAGAGTGTGACCTGGTAAGCTCTCCTGTCCCTTCCACAGATGTCCCTCGCGGTGGCCTGGGCTTCACCCTGAGTGCTTCTTGCGCTGCGCCTTCACTGGTTGCGGCCCTTTTCCAAGACTTGCTGTTCGGAGGCTGCTTTTTCTTACAGTCATCCTCTGGCTGACTTGACTGTCTGCTGTTTCAGAAAGACTCGTGCTGTTTAATTGCAGTTGAAACACAAGGGTGGAAAGTCAAGCAatatgaaaaaacccaaaccaaacaaactcctcaaaaaaaatgcagccaaaaAAAGTGACACGAATTAAATCAGTAAGGCAGGCAAGATAGTCtgggaagaaatatttctcattaaCAGTTACCAGCCTTCTGGTATCTAGCACTCTCAGGTCAGTAGATCTGTCCAAAAGGAATAACTCATAAGGGAGAGTGGACATGGCAGACTGTGGTATTTTGGGTCATATTGTAATGATATCCACACCTGACAGATTAAAAGATGATAATGTGAATCATCTCCCTAttactttttggttttcttcttcctcttcttgatGCAACTTTGCATTATTGCATCACCTAATATTAATTGTGTCAGCTCCCCAGGTTTACTTGCCGGTGTCCTGGCACACCTCATCCTTCACTGTAGttatttattttggcattttggTTGTGGACTGAAGTGCTGTTGTGCTGGGTATTGTACCAACACCCCCAAAATGTGCCCTGCCCACTCTCTGGCCAAGGACTGAGATAAGTGAGTGGGGTGTAAAGAGGGTAAAGAAGGAGCAGCAGTTTCAGACACTGACTTCCTGGCAGGTAAGGTTTGTATGGGTGCCATAAAGCcaagaaaaattacaagagggcat
Encoded here:
- the LOC127385157 gene encoding signal recognition particle 54 kDa protein isoform X1; amino-acid sequence: MVLADLGRKITSALRSLSNATIINEEVLNAMLKEVCTALLEADVNIKLVKQLRENVKSAIDLEEMASGLNKRKMIQHAVFKELVKLVDPGVKAWTPTKGKQNIIMFVGLQGSGKTTTCSKLAYFYQRKGWKTCLICADTYRAGAFDQLKQNATKARIPFYGSYTEMDPVIIASEGVEKFKNENFEIIIVDTSGRHKQEDSLFEEMLQVANAIQPDNIVYVMDASIGQACEAQAKAFKDKVDVASVIVTKLDGHAKGGGALSAVAATKSPIIFIGTGEHIDDFEPFKTQPFISKLLGMGDIEGLIDKVNELKLDDNEALIEKLKHGQFTLRDMYEQFQNIMKMGPFSQILGMIPGFGTDFMSKGNEQESMARLKKLMTIMDSMNDQELDSTDGAKVFSKQPGRIQRVARGSGVSTRDVQELLTQYTKFAQMVKKMGGIKGLFKGGDMSKNVNPSQLAKLNQQMAKMMDPRVLHHMGGMAGLQSMMRQFQQGAAGNMKGMMGFNNM
- the LOC127385157 gene encoding signal recognition particle 54 kDa protein isoform X3, yielding MVLADLGRKITSALRSLSNATIINEEVLNAMLKEVCTALLEADVNIKLVKQLRENVKSAIDLEEMASGLNKRKMIQHAVFKELVKLVDPGVKAWTPTKGKQNIIMFVGLQGSGKTTTCSKLAYFYQRKGWKTCLICADTYRAGAFDQLKQNATKARIPFYGSYTEMDPVIIASEGVEKFKNENFEIIIVDTSGRHKQEDSLFEEMLQVANAIQPDNIVYVMDASIGQACEAQAKAFKDKVDVASVIVTKLDGHAKGGGALSAVAATKSPIIFIGTGEHIDDFEPFKTQPFISKLLGMGDIEGLIDKVNELKLDDNEALIEKLKHGQFTLRDMYEQFQNIMKMGPFSQILGMIPGFGTDFMSKGNEQESMARLKKLMTIMDSMNDQELDSTDGAKVFSKQPGRIQRVARGSGVSTRDVQELLTQYTKFAQMVKKMGGIKGLFKGGDMSKNVNPSQLAKLNQQMAKMMDPRVLHHMVCDFLGEKIASVLGISTPKYQYAIDEYYRMKREEEEEEQENKLSEEAERQHQEQQNKPHAEAPVQTDQPEATACTSFMNVNFENEGACQSIGENKQDVVPVPP